The proteins below are encoded in one region of Paludisphaera mucosa:
- a CDS encoding cobalamin B12-binding domain-containing protein, whose amino-acid sequence MNATTNPIATPEGLERFLSLHQEAVEAVVGRFDQNTTASYGMFGVRGRAACREDVGYQLEFLRPAVEFGTRRPILEYVRWVTAILGSRGIPSQDLTLSLSCLMEFFASRLDDDDARPIVAALNAAITSLRDPSAEASPCVPLMPEACEECDAFGAALICGDQRTSVGIFREVAQEGRSFLDAELHLVQPALYGIGKGWQDNRISIAQEHLATAMVHGLLAREFAQASSLPSNGRSALLAAVEGNEHIIGLRMVADAFELSGWDVHYLGANMPTTSLVKMVRDVRPDVVGLSVAMPHHLRPAREAIAGLHSSLGEACPALLLGGLTINHFAPMKKVLGADGTGSDARSAVEAAELLVASP is encoded by the coding sequence ATGAACGCGACAACCAACCCGATCGCGACGCCCGAAGGCCTGGAACGCTTCCTCTCACTCCACCAGGAAGCCGTCGAGGCGGTCGTCGGACGGTTCGATCAGAACACCACCGCTTCCTACGGCATGTTCGGCGTGCGCGGTCGAGCGGCGTGTCGGGAAGACGTCGGCTATCAACTGGAGTTCCTCCGGCCGGCGGTGGAATTCGGGACCCGGCGGCCGATCCTGGAATACGTGCGCTGGGTCACGGCGATCCTGGGCTCGCGGGGCATTCCGTCGCAGGATTTGACCTTGTCGCTGAGCTGCCTGATGGAGTTCTTCGCCTCACGACTCGACGACGACGACGCTAGGCCGATCGTCGCCGCCCTGAACGCCGCGATCACCTCCTTGCGCGATCCTTCGGCCGAGGCGTCTCCCTGCGTACCTCTCATGCCGGAGGCGTGCGAGGAATGCGATGCATTCGGCGCGGCCCTGATCTGCGGCGACCAGAGGACCTCGGTCGGCATCTTCCGCGAGGTCGCTCAGGAAGGCCGATCATTCCTCGACGCGGAGCTTCACCTCGTCCAGCCCGCCCTATATGGGATCGGCAAGGGCTGGCAGGACAATCGGATCTCCATCGCCCAGGAGCATCTGGCGACGGCCATGGTCCACGGCCTCCTGGCGCGGGAGTTCGCCCAGGCCTCGTCCTTGCCTTCCAACGGCCGCAGCGCGCTGCTCGCGGCCGTCGAAGGGAATGAACACATCATCGGCCTGCGGATGGTCGCCGACGCGTTCGAGCTGTCGGGATGGGACGTGCACTACCTCGGCGCGAACATGCCGACGACCTCGCTCGTGAAGATGGTCCGCGACGTTCGCCCGGACGTCGTCGGCCTGTCGGTCGCGATGCCGCATCACCTGCGGCCGGCGCGTGAGGCGATCGCCGGCCTGCATTCCTCCCTGGGAGAGGCCTGCCCGGCGCTGCTCCTGGGAGGGCTGACGATCAACCACTTCGCGCCGATGAAGAAGGTGCTCGGGGCGGACGGCACTGGCTCCGACGCGCGGTCGGCCGTCGAGGCCGCGGAACTCCTCGTGGCCTCGCCGTGA
- a CDS encoding GGDEF domain-containing protein yields MNLSPLKFPGLRRTLAVAIAEIEPSGRLHDANLGFLRLLPDAVAREPHPDVSGYLLSPSLPHLVECSQSEPHAAYEGLLTIGDPEGRVRTLRGAVSRSGSRLLLVTETEIEELERINDRAIQLSLDLAQAQRELLSAHNKLERREEEIRILSQTDLLTGIADHRRFDELIAAEFARVRRYGGSFALAVADIDHFKSVNDEFGHDVGDAALRAFANVVRLRIRRTDLAARFGGEEFIVLMPESDSEGAVRCAEGVRSHFAREPIPPIPWAITASSGVAVLHPDDTVKTLCKRADAALYAAKDGRRNRVVLA; encoded by the coding sequence GTGAACCTGAGCCCGCTGAAATTCCCGGGATTACGGCGGACGCTCGCCGTCGCGATCGCCGAGATCGAGCCATCCGGACGGCTGCACGACGCCAACTTGGGGTTCCTCCGCCTGCTGCCCGACGCGGTGGCGCGCGAACCTCATCCCGACGTCTCCGGCTACCTGCTGTCGCCCAGCCTCCCCCACCTCGTCGAATGCTCTCAGTCGGAGCCCCACGCCGCGTACGAGGGCCTCCTGACCATCGGCGACCCCGAAGGCCGGGTGCGGACGTTGCGCGGCGCCGTCTCGCGGAGCGGGAGCCGCCTGCTGCTCGTCACCGAAACGGAGATCGAGGAACTGGAACGCATCAACGACCGGGCCATCCAGCTCTCCCTCGACCTGGCGCAGGCGCAGCGCGAGCTGCTCTCCGCTCACAACAAGCTCGAGCGTCGTGAGGAGGAGATTCGGATCCTCTCGCAGACCGACCTGCTGACGGGGATCGCCGACCACCGACGGTTCGACGAGCTGATTGCCGCCGAGTTCGCCCGGGTCCGCCGCTATGGCGGAAGCTTCGCGCTGGCGGTCGCCGACATCGATCATTTCAAGAGCGTCAACGACGAATTCGGCCATGACGTCGGCGACGCGGCCCTCCGCGCCTTCGCGAACGTCGTCCGGCTGCGGATCCGCAGGACAGACCTGGCCGCCCGGTTCGGTGGCGAGGAGTTCATCGTCCTCATGCCCGAATCCGACTCCGAGGGGGCCGTGCGGTGCGCGGAGGGCGTCCGGTCGCATTTCGCTCGCGAGCCGATCCCTCCAATCCCTTGGGCGATCACAGCCAGCTCCGGCGTCGCCGTCCTCCATCCCGACGACACCGTGAAGACCCTGTGCAAACGCGCGGACGCGGCCCTCTACGCGGCCAAGGACGGCCGCCGGAATCGCGTGGTGCTCGCCTGA
- a CDS encoding NPCBM/NEW2 domain-containing protein has product MHATPLLALALAIATTAAGPGSGDYARGLDAAKLDQATLDVEGYGDKKALKREDDGLHVVLAQGAEETGWKAPQQLRFGGDFTITAEFVAKSLPKPGIEDGVAVGLAIALSAIDQPDATFIRVVEPNGTAVYRTIEKVGGGDPNQQQMMMMQNRMIVMRGGMGMIVMGGGGAPGAKPAVPPRKTFPAAGETFKLELKREGQILRFLVTDAKSDEPRYLGQATLQPQDVAGVKLFAVNRSGAGPVDVVFKSLSIRAERVSGLGTAVRTVFDQVVYGEPTGIEDGKLVIGEAGAAGAVPPGATPPPTPPVQAAVARRAARAVRVQAGGMVRVAAPAAVAAPVAAPAQAQPVPPAGAPAAVAAATPAQPAADGTLPADVFAPAAAAPPPKPKARIPLDEIEGVRFERQAAFAARFVGQPNVDLTQGAPTPSQPGAPAQPGAPAPAPAAAAATEPPKKPEAGDEVTAPPPGTTIVKPPPKVEAKKNGIRDIQLALSGLRPAKIQQIMINCQTDQGATSWSLDAAGGQGWPLVLRRAGTETTAEVFLEPPPGDCHQKQFTVNVNYEDGQAVSANFQADGHSDAKLASDEKAPASETPDAWVFLEGDEKLFGKFEGVAKDSLRLSTSWKDVLEIPLSRIAGVHLSLLDRKETPESFARRLKTRGSEDVLLAQSKNGEVVPIAGVLEAVEAGRLRFLYQGKSRSLPLKQVEGVVLASRPATPASDLRSTFLLPGGVAVSGRWKGIEAAVWKVEAPWGQELKLPAAEVQEVRFRGGKMTYLSDLEPARVEETPFFGRRSPWRRDVSLSGGKIKMDGRNYDRGLAVHARCILTYDLEGRYETFEALVGFDEEARGKGRVECRVLADDKELYANPDLRADAPPVPLKLAVAGASQLKLVVDFGAGQDAGDRVVWADARLFRASPPKTAANAPEPPR; this is encoded by the coding sequence ATGCACGCCACCCCCCTGCTCGCCCTCGCCCTGGCGATCGCGACGACGGCCGCCGGACCCGGTTCCGGCGACTATGCGCGCGGGCTCGACGCCGCGAAGCTCGACCAGGCGACGCTCGACGTCGAGGGCTACGGCGACAAGAAGGCCCTCAAGCGCGAGGACGACGGCCTCCACGTCGTCCTCGCGCAAGGGGCCGAGGAGACGGGCTGGAAGGCGCCCCAGCAACTCCGCTTCGGCGGCGACTTCACCATCACGGCGGAGTTCGTCGCCAAGAGCCTCCCCAAGCCGGGGATCGAGGACGGCGTCGCCGTCGGCCTGGCGATCGCCCTGAGCGCGATCGACCAGCCCGACGCGACCTTCATCCGCGTCGTCGAGCCCAACGGGACGGCCGTCTATCGCACGATCGAGAAGGTCGGCGGCGGCGACCCGAACCAGCAACAGATGATGATGATGCAGAACCGCATGATCGTCATGCGGGGCGGCATGGGGATGATCGTGATGGGCGGCGGCGGGGCGCCCGGGGCCAAGCCCGCCGTCCCCCCGCGCAAGACGTTCCCCGCCGCGGGCGAGACCTTCAAGTTGGAGCTGAAGCGCGAGGGCCAGATCCTCCGGTTCCTCGTGACCGACGCGAAGTCCGACGAGCCTCGCTACCTCGGCCAGGCCACGCTCCAGCCCCAGGACGTGGCGGGCGTCAAGCTGTTCGCCGTCAATCGCAGCGGCGCCGGCCCGGTCGACGTCGTCTTCAAGAGCCTTTCGATCCGCGCCGAGCGGGTCAGCGGGCTGGGGACCGCCGTCCGCACCGTGTTCGACCAGGTCGTCTACGGCGAGCCGACCGGCATCGAGGACGGCAAGCTCGTCATCGGCGAAGCGGGCGCCGCCGGCGCGGTCCCGCCGGGCGCGACGCCGCCTCCGACGCCACCGGTCCAGGCGGCCGTCGCCCGACGAGCGGCACGGGCCGTGCGAGTGCAGGCCGGCGGCATGGTGAGGGTGGCGGCGCCCGCAGCCGTTGCCGCCCCGGTCGCAGCCCCCGCGCAGGCCCAGCCCGTCCCTCCGGCGGGGGCTCCTGCGGCCGTCGCCGCCGCGACCCCGGCGCAGCCCGCCGCAGACGGAACGCTGCCGGCCGACGTCTTCGCGCCGGCCGCCGCTGCTCCGCCGCCCAAACCGAAGGCCCGGATCCCGCTCGACGAGATCGAGGGCGTCCGCTTCGAACGCCAGGCGGCCTTCGCGGCTCGGTTCGTCGGCCAGCCGAACGTCGATCTCACCCAGGGGGCCCCGACCCCGTCGCAGCCCGGCGCGCCCGCCCAGCCCGGCGCCCCGGCTCCCGCTCCGGCCGCCGCGGCGGCGACGGAGCCGCCCAAGAAGCCCGAGGCCGGCGACGAGGTCACGGCCCCGCCGCCGGGGACGACGATCGTCAAGCCGCCGCCCAAGGTCGAGGCCAAGAAGAACGGCATCCGCGACATCCAGCTCGCGCTCTCCGGGCTCCGGCCGGCGAAGATCCAGCAGATCATGATCAACTGCCAGACCGACCAGGGGGCGACGTCCTGGAGCCTCGACGCGGCCGGCGGCCAGGGCTGGCCGCTGGTCCTCCGCCGCGCGGGGACGGAAACCACGGCCGAAGTCTTCCTCGAACCTCCGCCCGGCGACTGCCATCAGAAGCAGTTCACGGTGAACGTCAACTACGAAGACGGCCAGGCCGTCTCGGCCAACTTCCAGGCCGACGGCCATTCCGACGCCAAGCTGGCCTCCGACGAGAAGGCCCCGGCGTCCGAGACGCCCGACGCCTGGGTCTTCCTGGAAGGCGACGAGAAGCTCTTCGGCAAGTTCGAGGGCGTCGCCAAGGACTCGCTCCGCCTGTCGACCTCGTGGAAGGACGTGCTGGAGATCCCGCTCTCGCGGATCGCCGGCGTCCACCTCAGCCTGCTCGATCGCAAGGAGACGCCCGAGTCGTTCGCCCGCCGGCTCAAGACGAGGGGGTCCGAAGACGTGCTCCTCGCCCAGTCGAAGAACGGCGAGGTCGTCCCGATCGCGGGCGTCCTGGAAGCCGTCGAGGCGGGCCGGCTCCGCTTCCTCTACCAGGGCAAGTCGCGGTCGCTGCCGCTCAAGCAGGTCGAGGGGGTCGTCCTGGCCTCCCGACCCGCGACGCCGGCGAGCGACCTGCGCTCGACGTTCCTCCTGCCCGGCGGCGTGGCCGTCTCGGGTCGCTGGAAGGGCATCGAGGCGGCCGTCTGGAAGGTCGAAGCCCCGTGGGGCCAGGAGTTGAAGCTGCCCGCCGCCGAGGTCCAGGAAGTCCGCTTCCGGGGCGGCAAGATGACCTACCTCTCCGACCTCGAACCGGCCCGAGTCGAGGAGACGCCGTTCTTCGGCCGCCGCTCGCCCTGGCGTCGCGACGTGAGCCTGTCGGGCGGCAAGATCAAGATGGACGGCCGCAACTACGACCGAGGCCTCGCCGTCCACGCGCGCTGCATATTGACGTACGACCTCGAAGGCCGGTACGAGACGTTCGAAGCCCTGGTCGGCTTCGACGAGGAGGCCCGCGGCAAGGGCCGCGTCGAATGCCGCGTGCTGGCCGACGACAAGGAGCTTTACGCCAACCCCGACCTCCGGGCCGACGCGCCGCCGGTCCCGCTGAAGCTCGCCGTCGCGGGGGCCTCGCAGCTCAAGCTTGTGGTCGACTTCGGCGCCGGCCAGGACGCGGGCGACCGCGTCGTCTGGGCCGACGCCCGACTCTTCCGCGCCTCGCCGCCCAAGACGGCCGCCAACGCCCCGGAGCCCCCGCGATGA
- a CDS encoding SulP family inorganic anion transporter, with protein MSSETSVDDVVEKPQNGLAGLKHWRHDLMAGLLVSLTSLPFSLGIAIASGSPPIAGLMSAIIAGLIFPFLGGAYVTISGPAAGLAPALFAAMLALGHGNREIGYPLLLAVICVVGAIQVVLSLLGAARLSAVFPVAVVEGMLASIGLLIIAKELPHFLGQEFRAHDFFSILAEAPSQFARVDPHILGMGGVCLAMMFGLSHPRIRSRLPVPAPVLVVAVGVVLGLLFGIDDSHRISIPDNILKHGIVLPNFPGLFADRSLAWVIVTAVLTLVLIDGTESLATIKAIDRIDPFKRRSSPDRTLLAMGISNMMSSLAGGLTIIPGGVKSKLCIVSGGRTLWANFYNACFLLLYLFAGKALINLIPYSALAAILIYTGYKMCEPAVWRHVAHIGREQLFLFATTVVVTLATDLLVGIGVGMAVKLLLGVVTTVRHDLARKAVAPAAGIQHGIAMACRFFANPVGTRERLGDCYVIRFNGPLVCFNIPHLNRELRRIPADVSDVVLYVGERVAMIDHTTCDNLMYFIEQHRRSGRGRAELIGIEHMHKTSSAATSRRLAAVPIDSGTTISGPHPCI; from the coding sequence ATGTCTTCCGAAACCTCCGTCGACGACGTCGTCGAGAAGCCGCAAAACGGGCTGGCCGGCCTCAAGCACTGGCGGCACGACCTGATGGCCGGCCTGCTGGTGTCGCTGACGTCGCTCCCCTTCTCGCTGGGCATCGCGATCGCCTCGGGCTCGCCGCCGATCGCGGGCCTGATGTCGGCGATCATCGCGGGCCTGATCTTCCCGTTCCTAGGCGGGGCCTACGTCACGATCAGCGGCCCGGCCGCCGGCCTGGCCCCCGCCCTATTCGCCGCGATGCTCGCCCTGGGACACGGCAACCGCGAGATCGGCTACCCCCTGCTGCTGGCCGTGATCTGCGTCGTGGGGGCCATCCAGGTGGTGCTCAGCCTCCTGGGCGCCGCCAGGCTCAGCGCGGTGTTCCCGGTCGCGGTCGTCGAGGGGATGCTGGCGTCGATCGGCCTGCTGATCATCGCCAAGGAGCTGCCCCATTTCCTCGGCCAGGAATTCCGGGCCCACGACTTCTTCAGCATCCTCGCCGAGGCCCCGTCGCAGTTCGCCCGGGTGGATCCGCACATCCTCGGGATGGGCGGCGTCTGCCTGGCGATGATGTTCGGGCTCTCGCACCCCCGAATCCGCTCCCGCCTGCCGGTCCCTGCGCCGGTGCTGGTGGTCGCCGTGGGCGTCGTGCTCGGGCTGCTGTTCGGCATCGACGACTCGCACCGGATCAGCATCCCCGACAACATCCTGAAGCACGGGATCGTGCTGCCCAACTTCCCCGGCCTGTTCGCGGACCGGTCGCTCGCCTGGGTGATCGTCACGGCCGTGCTGACGCTGGTCCTGATCGACGGCACCGAGTCGCTGGCGACGATCAAGGCGATCGACCGGATCGACCCGTTCAAGCGACGGTCGAGCCCCGACCGCACACTGCTGGCGATGGGGATCTCGAACATGATGTCGAGCCTCGCCGGCGGCCTGACGATCATCCCCGGCGGCGTGAAGAGCAAGCTCTGCATCGTCAGCGGCGGCCGGACCCTCTGGGCGAACTTCTACAACGCCTGTTTCCTGCTGCTCTACCTGTTCGCGGGCAAGGCCCTGATCAACCTGATCCCCTACAGCGCCCTGGCTGCGATCCTGATCTACACCGGCTACAAGATGTGCGAACCAGCCGTCTGGCGGCACGTCGCGCACATCGGCCGCGAGCAGCTCTTCCTCTTCGCCACGACGGTGGTCGTGACCCTGGCCACCGACCTGCTCGTGGGGATCGGCGTCGGAATGGCCGTGAAGCTCCTGCTGGGCGTGGTGACCACGGTCCGGCACGACCTCGCCCGCAAGGCCGTGGCCCCGGCCGCGGGGATCCAACACGGTATCGCCATGGCGTGCCGATTCTTCGCCAACCCCGTCGGCACACGCGAGCGCCTGGGCGACTGCTATGTTATCCGCTTCAACGGCCCGCTCGTCTGCTTCAACATCCCCCACCTCAATCGCGAACTGCGGCGCATCCCCGCCGACGTCTCCGACGTGGTGCTTTACGTGGGCGAACGGGTCGCGATGATCGACCACACCACCTGCGACAACCTCATGTATTTCATCGAGCAGCACCGCCGCAGCGGCCGGGGCCGGGCCGAGCTGATCGGCATCGAGCACATGCACAAGACCTCCTCCGCCGCGACGAGCCGTCGCCTCGCCGCCGTCCCGATCGACTCCGGGACCACGATCTCCGGGCCGCATCCCTGCATTTGA